In the Sus scrofa isolate TJ Tabasco breed Duroc chromosome 6, Sscrofa11.1, whole genome shotgun sequence genome, one interval contains:
- the LDLRAD2 gene encoding low-density lipoprotein receptor class A domain-containing protein 2 has translation MSRHPPAFSPQALAPAPNLHGNPRHNPDLKEDLGGGAQTSLERPERQVHLPLPAPCVLITSPVTQPGPLHPSLPKEPTPKIPQVCPTARHTGAWMEACPLHLPQRLLLLGVAALAAPVPHTGDLVDLCGQTWQGAGLLLRSHPTSRRFYFVAPHTDCRLWLRAAAPGDRIRFQFRFFLVYSLTPASPPPPAPNASSPADPCAPGSYLQFYEGPPGAPRPLGAPLCGLTIPAPVVSSGDFLALRLVTRGRQPRVDFVGEVTSFRLGSCGAYFPCRNGRCIPPSLVCDHWDMDNCGDGSDQASWPPANCRGPSLAPSKAAGTDAGTSQPLTLSLALGSLGTLGTAAERSPPAGWDHERQDAALEGRWLLVTTCSGASHQGHNCPSSVMGGGGRPRLRPEWTLVPSAGPRLRGVALASSLLLASAGLLLGLLWCCCSSSGLAWRAGARGLCLSCTICYTCPGQVAPGGAVTE, from the exons ATGAGCAGACATCCTCCCGCCTTCTCTCCCCAGGCTCTAGCCCCAGCCCCAAATCTCCATGGCAACCCTAGACACAATCCTGACCTGAAGGAGGATCTGGGAGGGGGAGCACAAACATCACTGGAGAGACCAGAGCGGCAGGTGCACTTGCCTCTCCCTGCTCCGTGTGTCCTGATAACCTCTCCGGTGACCCAGCCAGGACCCCTACACCCCAGTCTCCCCAAAGAACCCACACCGAAGATTCCGCAGGTCTGCCCCACTGCCAGGCACACAGGGGCCTGGATGGAAGCCTGTCCTCTGCACCTGCCCCAAAGGCTGCTCCTGCTAGGGGTGGCTGCCCTGGCTGCACCTGTTCCACACACAG GCGACCTGGTGGACCTGTGCGGCCAGACGTGGCAGGGGGCCGGGCTGCTGCTGCGCTCGCACCCCACATCCCGCCGCTTCTACTTCGTGGCTCCGCACACCGACTGCCGACTCTGGTTGCGGGCGGCGGCCCCAGGGGACAGGATCCGCTTCCAGTTCCGCTTCTTTCTGGTCTACAGCCTGACCCCGGCGTCCCCGCCGCCCCCAGCACCCAATGCCTCCTCCCCAGCCGACCCCTGCGCCCCTGGGTCCTACCTGCAGTTCTACGAGGGCCCGCCAGGGGCGCCCCGACCGCTTGGGGCCCCGCTCTGCGGCCTGACCATCCCTGCTCCGGTGGTGTCTTCTGGAGACTTCCTGGCCCTGCGCCTGGTCACCAGAGGCCGCCAGCCGCGCGTGGACTTCGTGGGAGAAGTCACCTCTTTCCGGTTGG GATCCTGTGGCGCCTACTTCCCATGTCGGAATGGCAGGTGCATCCCGCCGAGTCTGGTGTGCGATCACTGGGACATGGACAACTGTGGTGACGGCAGTGACCAGGCTTCCTGGCCCCCAGCCAACTGCAGAG GTCCCTCTCTGGCGCCCAGCAAGGCAGCGGGTACGGATGCTGGTACCTCCCAGCCCTTGACCCTTTCCCTGGCTCTTGGGTCTTTGGGGACCCTGGGGACTGCAGCTGAGAGGAGTCCCCCTGCAGGCTGGGACCATGAACGACAGGATGCAGCTCTGGAAGGTAGATGGCTTTTGGTTACCACCTGCTCTGGCGCCTCCCACCAAGGTCACAACTGTCCCTCTTCAGtgatgggtgggggtggcaggcctAGGCTCAGGCCTGAGTGGACTCTTGTTCCTTCTGCAGGTCCCCGGCTGCGGGGCGTGGCCCTGGCCTCCTCACTGCTCCTGGCCTCTGCTGGCCTCCTGCTGGGTCTCCTCTGGTGCTGCTGCTCCTCCAGCGGGCTGGCCTGGAGGGCGGGTGCCCGTGGCCTCTGCCTCAGCTGCACCATCTGTTATACGTGTCCTGGCCAGGTGGCCCCTGGGGGGGCCGTGACTGAGTGA